The nucleotide sequence TTCATGGAGCTGATCAGCGGCATCGAGGCTGCGCTCGCCGAGCGTTCCTACGGCCTGACGCTCCAGGTCGTGCCGGACCACGCCGCGGAGATCGCGGTCTACCGCCGGTGGTCGGCCGAGCGCCGGGTCGACGGCGTCCTCATCGTCGACCTGCACCGCAACGACGACCGGATCGACGTGATCCGCGAGCTACAACTCCCCGCCGTGGTGATCGCCGGCCCCGGCGATTTCGGCGGGTTGCCGCAGGTGTGGTCGGACGACGCCGCCGCGGTCACCGAAGCGGTCGAGTACCTCTGCGCGCTCGGGCATCGCACGATCACCCGGGTCGGTGGCATGCCCGAGCTGCTGCACACCGAGATTCGCACGCGGGCGTTCGCCGAGGTCTGCGAGCGGCTGGGCGTCCAGCACGCGGTCACCGTCCCGGCCGACTACACCGCCGAGGAAGGCAGCCGGGTCACCAGACGGGTCCTCAGCGCGCCGGGCCGCCCGACCGCGCTGATCTACGACAACGACTTGATGGCCGTCGCCGGGCTGGCGGTCGCACAGGAGATGGGCATCGCCGTCCCCGGCGAGCTGTCGATCGTCGCCTGGGACGACTCGATGCTCTGCCGGATCGTCCACCCGCCGCTCACCGCGCTCTCCCGGGACGTCCCCGCGTACGGCACCCACGCGGCACACCGATTGCTCGAACTGATCGCCACCGGTACGACGACGAGCCTGGAGGACGTCGCCGCGCATCTCGTGCCACGGGGCAGCACGGCGACGATCAGCTCGGTACGCCCCGATTGACGGCGCTCCCGGGTCAGGTCTGGCGGGCCGCGCACTCTCGCGACCAGAACACTCCGTGGCTCTGGTAGTTCGACAGGGTGCCCAGCGTGTAGGCCTCGCCGCGCTCATTGAGCGGATCCGGGATCGTGGCCGGGTAGCTCTCCGCGCCGGGGATCGAGAGCTGCCGGAAGCCGGTCGGCGCGGGCAGCTCGACCGTGCGCCCCGCCTGCCAGAGCCAGACCTTGCCCTGCCCCATCGGACCGGCGTAGACGAGCACCTGCCCCTGGTTGTTCAGCGCGACCGGGACCACTT is from Cryptosporangium minutisporangium and encodes:
- a CDS encoding LacI family DNA-binding transcriptional regulator, translated to MAKRPTSADIARAAGVSKGAVSYALNGQPGVSEATRERILAIAAEMGFRPNLAARALNGASAGTIGLALCRPARVLGVEPFFMELISGIEAALAERSYGLTLQVVPDHAAEIAVYRRWSAERRVDGVLIVDLHRNDDRIDVIRELQLPAVVIAGPGDFGGLPQVWSDDAAAVTEAVEYLCALGHRTITRVGGMPELLHTEIRTRAFAEVCERLGVQHAVTVPADYTAEEGSRVTRRVLSAPGRPTALIYDNDLMAVAGLAVAQEMGIAVPGELSIVAWDDSMLCRIVHPPLTALSRDVPAYGTHAAHRLLELIATGTTTSLEDVAAHLVPRGSTATISSVRPD